The Haematobia irritans isolate KBUSLIRL chromosome 1, ASM5000362v1, whole genome shotgun sequence DNA segment GTAAcaattatgtaaatttttcattcaaaaattgcTTTAATAATGTGCTTCAGTGTATAAATTCCATTCACTTATTTATTGTATGTCTATCCTAATTCTCATTGGTTGTTAGGATTTAATGAATGAAGCGGAGGCGTTGTTTTAGCCATTCGGAGTTATAGTCTAAGTCAAGGGGGTTATATTGGGAAAAGTGAATGGATTTCGAAACTTTGGCTACTTCCACAGATTTTTGCCATatgaatgaattaaaaatatttgcatataaAACAAATATGATCATTTGAGTTGGTGGGATTTCGGGTCAGCTACCCTGTAATATTAAATATTGCACTTTATGCGAATAAGTTTCGATAATGTCATTTGTAATCTATATCTATTTTAAGCGGATATCTCTATTCAACTGCATGATAATGTAGATAGCTTTCATAGACATAGCTGACTTATCTCCGATTTTGTCATggtgataaaaaatttaaaattgtgatCATTGTGGTTTCAGATCAATACAAAAtcacatcagtaagaaaaaaaaatccatttttagtGGAATGCATGTCTGCGTGTCAAGTTTTTATGAGCAGAATGATGTTTGTTCCCAATCGGATGATAGAAAATGGCCCCCAGTGAGTAGATTGATAACTCAGAGGGGGGGCCAAGTGACTATTTAAGTCGTTATCAAAGGTCAGGGTCAAGAAATGCGATAAGGCCTAAGACAAAAACTTGCAGTTTGGTTTTACAATTAGCTACTTATAGAGATCGGCTGGTTTAGCAATAGAGGACCTTATGGATTATTTTTTccgtaattaaattttgaataaatctctcaattttgattaaaacttacattgtagtataaacTCTTGGCGGGGGTGGATCCAGTCTCCAATATGTTGTCATAATTACGATGATCAATCAATAACATGCCACCGGGTTTCagacatttttcgaaatttctaaTGGCTTTTTTATGCTCCAATTGTTCAGGACTAGAATCCATTAAATGGGCAAATGAGTTACCCAAACAGAGGACGGCATCGAAACCTCCTTTGACTACATCTCGGATGTCATCGTACAATGTCAGCCAATTGGCCTCCTCAATAACTGTCAATAGAATGCGGAATTcgcattaaatttaattgtcctTTGACGGTGTTGCAATCATAACTTACCCCACTTGTCAAAAGCAGCTTCTTTACGGCGATTCCAACGTTCCTTCAAGGCATATTTCAACATCTTGTCGGAGGCATCCACAGAGACTACTTCAAAGCCTTCCTCCAATAACATAATGGAGTCAACTCTAGATAAAGTAGAAAACTCGGTGTTGTAGTAGAATACGATAGATTCATTCATTAGATTTTCCAGATGACGTATGCACAACTTACCCCGTACCACAGGCTACATCCAAGATGCGTTTGCAATTGTTTGAACGCAGCAAATTGATGAGAAACTTCTTGTAATTGTCGGTGCGGGAATTTTTGTCACCAATGAAAATCTCCCAAACCTTGGCGGCTTTACCATCGGCATATTGATCGCGTACACCTTCTGCGGATATACCCTCTGAACGTGAAACGAAAACACTATCGGCTGAAGCGGcagtcatttttttgggggagagCGACGATGAATTGCTGGTACTTAGTCGAACGATGTGAAAGGCCAAACTAAACTCGCACACCTCAGATACTCTTCACAAAAGCTTCCAGCGAAATGAGACCCACAATGGGCGATACGTCGACCGAAAGAAAGCAGCACGAGTATCAGCGAGaacgaaaataaaaacacacaacAAATGACCATACAGCTGAGTAAACGCAAACGTAAGCAGCGATGAAAGCGAAACGCTTACAAAAACAGATAGATGATAACgcctcaaatgaaaaaaaaaaaaaaaaacaaaaatattcaaagtTTACGAATATGTGGCTCTtttctaattttaaataaaaacaaacattccAAACGAATTTGGAATACCCTGCCTACTGGAGTGATGTAGGTAGATACCATACTCCACCAAATGAAAATGATGGGGTAGTGTTTTGAAAAGCTTTAAAGAGAAAGCTTTTGAGGCTACTAAGCTCATTTGTAGTACGATACTAATGCGACTTAAAATACTTACAAAActattttactaaattaaaatgattttttttcaaatggctCTACGAAATAACGCCCCAATGAAATAAGGCCTCGAAAGAGAAAATGAAATAAGACCCCAAATACTTATACAGATAACAAAAGCAATGTTTTTTgggctttatttcattttcttgtggctttatttcatatttgaaatgcggttttatttcattatgaaaaaACGACCCATTTTTTAGGGTGTTCTTTCATTTTCTCTTTGGGGCGTAGAGCCCTTTCAATTATATCTAAGCCACATAATATTCAAGatttaataactttgatctgcttaGGTTCGAAAACTACTTAAAGTGGAatttgaatgaggtataagagtGTACctactaaaaatattgaattagggGCCCATAAAACGATTGACAAagaaaatatcattaaaattgagccaatgacaatttttcatttatataataaaacattttaattaatacaatgaaattattCAGTAATATTGCGAATTGTTTTGtcgattaacagaaaattcgttatatcaacgaatttgatttattggctcaattttaatgacacatttcattaatataggaGTAGATGTCACTGAAGATGACATGATAAAAactttatatgtatatatttacaataGCAATATtaatacgtacaaaaatacatataaaaatctaaataaacaataaaataaagtaataaaacaaataaaaaagaaacaagGTAATCTCTAGAGTATTttcatacccttcaccactactgttgtacagggtataataagtttgtgcatttgtatgtaacgccaagaaggaaaagtctgagacccatcgtttagtataccgatcgtattagaattaaattctgagtcgatttagcgatgtccgtctgtctgtctatccgtccgtctctctgtatatgtaattttgtgtgcaaagtaccgcTCGCagattaagtccgatcgtcctcaaatttggcacagagttttacattggctcaaagacaatcgctattaattttgaaaaaaaaaaaaaaatatcggttcagatttagatataactgccatatatatttatcaccgatctggtcataattgacgtatttatcgacgtattttctcaaaatttctgacagccaaatattttgagactttcgtaagatatgcaaaatatcagccaaatcggttcagatttagatatagctcccatatatatctttcgtccgatttgaacttatatggcctcaaaatccagagttttgccctgattttcttcaaatttcgcacaaggagtacgtttaattgtatcattaagtgtaccaaatttcgttgaaatcggttcagatttagatatagcttccatatatatctttcgtccgatttcgactaatatggcctcaaaagccagagttttgccctgatttgcttcaaattttgaacaaggagtacgtttaatagtatcgctaagtgtgccaaatctagttgaaatcggttcagattaagatatagctcccatatatctttgcccgatttacatccatatgaccacggaggccaaaattattctcccatttatgtCATCTTAATCGAATATGGtcgaaatacccacattttacacaaaattctgtgatgatttccccatatcgtagccatattctacacactgtaacataatgccaaacttttcacagaatggtcgaatttaaATAAAGctgcgacttgtggaaatatcacccaaatttgccaaataatatatcacaacccacaattgaccacatatcttggcgagatttaaaCAATATCCttgcaaaatcgccactgctgagtagcaaaaattgtaaatatttctcaaattgtcctatatctcgaatacctatgtatcgcccgataaatcataaatgctcttttgtacaattgcatcaaaattgctctagctttatatttcccatattttcttactaacattgtgtttcatcccagggtattagccgatttaatttttaattctagcgacagatataaatatttgtatatgggaatataaaccttgataaaactcccaacaaatttgaaggagttgagatggtaacacaaattttggtctacgtaatggtgaagggtataatatagtcggccccgttcgactttagactttacttacttgtttattatagatttttatgttcatattcataataatttactgacttttatgaatatgggaaTT contains these protein-coding regions:
- the Gnmt gene encoding glycine N-methyltransferase, which codes for MTAASADSVFVSRSEGISAEGVRDQYADGKAAKVWEIFIGDKNSRTDNYKKFLINLLRSNNCKRILDVACGTGVDSIMLLEEGFEVVSVDASDKMLKYALKERWNRRKEAAFDKWVIEEANWLTLYDDIRDVVKGGFDAVLCLGNSFAHLMDSSPEQLEHKKAIRNFEKCLKPGGMLLIDHRNYDNILETGSTPAKSLYYNTSHTADIKTSVLFYCGKPAMVTMDYQIEANNLKSEFRLSYYPHALSQFTKILKEIFGSNAEHQLFGDFKDLSVVKNPAFYIHLIQKGSK